The Synechocystis sp. PCC 7509 genome includes a window with the following:
- a CDS encoding phycobilisome rod-core linker polypeptide, producing the protein MEKSSMELPLLEYKPTTQNHRVASFGKADLDEDTPYIYRIEDADSATALQEIIWATYRQVFSEHETLKANRQIQLESQVKNRSITIRDFIRGLAKSARFYELVVGVNNNYRLVDICLKRFLGRCAYNKAEEIAWSIKIGTLGFYGFVDALIDSPEYTDAFGDNVVPYQRKRMEGRPFNLVTPRYGEDYREQVGTVKTDWRFTLDEYYSRKNKERRLPEGDPGKYREMAAAVNTKNNYAQKVSAFDLDYLSLVPVRGRR; encoded by the coding sequence ATGGAGAAAAGCAGCATGGAACTACCGTTGCTTGAATACAAGCCAACAACTCAAAATCATCGCGTCGCCAGCTTCGGTAAGGCAGACCTTGATGAGGACACACCTTACATCTATCGGATTGAAGACGCAGATTCAGCTACCGCGCTTCAAGAGATAATTTGGGCAACCTATCGCCAAGTTTTTAGCGAACACGAAACCCTGAAAGCTAACCGTCAAATTCAACTAGAATCCCAAGTAAAAAATCGCAGCATTACCATCCGCGACTTTATCCGGGGACTTGCAAAATCTGCGCGGTTTTACGAATTAGTTGTTGGCGTTAACAATAACTATCGTTTAGTTGATATTTGTCTCAAGCGCTTTTTGGGTCGTTGTGCTTACAACAAAGCTGAAGAAATTGCTTGGTCAATTAAAATTGGGACTTTGGGTTTCTATGGCTTTGTAGATGCCTTAATCGATTCTCCAGAGTATACCGACGCTTTTGGCGACAACGTTGTACCTTACCAACGCAAGCGGATGGAAGGACGACCATTTAACCTGGTAACTCCTCGTTACGGCGAAGATTACCGCGAACAAGTAGGCACAGTCAAGACCGATTGGCGTTTTACCTTGGACGAATACTACAGCCGCAAGAACAAAGAACGCCGTCTTCCCGAAGGAGATCCCGGCAAATACCGCGAAATGGCAGCCGCCGTTAATACAAAAAATAACTACGCGCAGAAAGTCTCGGCTTTTGACTTGGATTACTTAAGCTTAGTTCCGGTACGGGGCAGACGCTAG
- a CDS encoding filamentous hemagglutinin N-terminal domain-containing protein: MSRVNYKTWSTKVAFFSIICTAIATFDHTALAQIESDTSLGSESSTIRQIEPLVEQIDNGAIRGKNLFHSFQQFNIVEGQKAYFSNPVGVENIIGRVTGSNPSNIQGVLGVLGNANLFLLNPNGIIFGLNASLDIRGSFVASTANSLNFADGSQFSATEPQLSPLLTLSVPVGLQFGSNPAAIINRSQASPNGMVNSLFIPVGLQVTNGKTLALVGGNINLDGGNITAIEGRIEIGSVNSLSLVSLKTTNQGWTLGYEGIENFQDIRLSQGSTLDASGESGGSIQIQGKDVILSNASQILAQTQGSGNGGNVVINAQKLIVLDGSQISTAASGFYLFEPPYFIPGTGNGGNIMINASESVEISGISELEEFSGLSSATFTSGNAGDITVNTSKLIVRDRGLITTESSVVLLPDQTILATGQGGNITINASESIELIGGNLSKKTGLSTTTQGSGNAGDLILKTGTLIIRDGAEVSVSSENTGNAGNLEVTASTVSLNNQGKFTATSKLGTGGGNISLNGLNSLLLRGNSEISTNAQGKGNGGNIAISTDLLTALENSDITANANGTGNGGNISITTQGLFLSPDSKITASSEQGIDGVVEIDRLENDPENALLTLPTEPVNISGLIAQGCSSSVVRGSKFVVTGRGGLPPNPQEAFRSDMALADLGKPEREVAPQVKVVAPTNQNLDKMPLVEAQGWVISDKGEVILTASASNVTPSIPWMKSNSCHGS; the protein is encoded by the coding sequence ATGAGTCGAGTTAACTATAAGACATGGAGTACAAAAGTCGCATTTTTTTCGATAATATGTACAGCGATCGCAACTTTTGACCATACTGCCCTTGCTCAAATCGAAAGCGACACCTCTTTAGGCTCTGAAAGCTCTACAATTAGACAAATTGAGCCTCTAGTTGAACAAATTGACAATGGAGCAATCCGGGGCAAAAACTTATTTCACAGCTTTCAACAATTCAATATCGTTGAAGGACAAAAAGCTTATTTTTCTAACCCCGTTGGAGTTGAAAATATTATCGGTCGAGTGACCGGAAGTAACCCATCTAATATTCAAGGAGTGCTTGGTGTATTAGGTAATGCCAATCTATTTTTGCTCAATCCTAACGGGATTATTTTTGGTCTAAATGCCAGTCTAGATATACGTGGCTCTTTTGTGGCGAGTACAGCCAATAGTCTCAATTTTGCTGATGGGAGTCAGTTTAGTGCTACAGAACCTCAATTATCACCTTTACTAACCTTAAGTGTTCCTGTAGGCTTGCAATTTGGCTCAAACCCGGCAGCAATTATTAACCGCTCCCAAGCTAGTCCAAATGGGATGGTTAATAGCTTATTTATTCCTGTTGGGTTGCAAGTCACAAACGGAAAAACTTTAGCTTTGGTGGGCGGCAATATTAATTTAGATGGTGGAAATATAACAGCAATAGAAGGTCGAATTGAAATAGGAAGTGTGAATAGTTTAAGTTTAGTTAGTTTAAAAACCACAAATCAAGGTTGGACTTTAGGCTATGAAGGGATAGAGAATTTTCAGGATATTCGCTTATCTCAAGGATCTACATTAGATGCTAGTGGTGAGAGCGGCGGCAGTATTCAAATCCAAGGCAAAGATGTAATTTTGAGCAATGCTTCGCAAATTTTAGCTCAAACTCAAGGCTCCGGAAATGGAGGCAACGTAGTTATCAATGCTCAAAAGCTAATTGTCCTAGATGGTTCTCAAATATCAACGGCAGCTAGTGGATTCTATCTTTTTGAACCACCCTATTTCATTCCAGGGACGGGAAACGGAGGAAATATCATGATAAATGCCTCCGAGTCTGTAGAAATCAGTGGGATTTCAGAACTTGAGGAGTTTAGTGGCTTGTCAAGCGCAACTTTTACTTCTGGAAATGCAGGCGACATCACTGTTAATACTAGCAAGTTGATTGTTCGAGATAGAGGCTTAATTACCACAGAGTCTAGTGTTGTGTTATTACCGGATCAAACTATATTAGCTACAGGACAAGGAGGAAATATAACGATAAATGCCTCGGAATCTATAGAGCTAATCGGTGGTAATTTATCCAAAAAGACAGGCTTATCCACTACCACTCAAGGTTCTGGAAATGCTGGTGACTTAATTCTCAAAACTGGGACATTGATAATTCGAGATGGCGCGGAAGTTAGTGTCAGTAGTGAAAATACAGGTAATGCAGGTAACTTAGAAGTCACCGCTTCGACTGTTAGTTTAAATAATCAAGGAAAATTTACAGCTACAAGTAAATTAGGTACTGGTGGCGGGAATATATCGCTAAATGGTCTAAATTCACTCTTACTAAGAGGGAATAGTGAAATATCTACTAACGCCCAAGGGAAAGGAAATGGGGGTAATATTGCAATTTCTACAGACTTATTAACGGCTCTAGAAAATAGCGACATTACCGCCAATGCTAATGGTACAGGTAATGGCGGCAACATTAGCATTACTACCCAAGGACTATTTCTATCTCCTGATAGTAAAATTACTGCCTCCTCGGAACAGGGTATTGATGGTGTAGTCGAAATCGATAGGCTAGAAAACGATCCCGAAAATGCCTTGCTAACCCTACCCACCGAGCCTGTTAATATTTCTGGATTGATTGCTCAAGGCTGTTCTTCTAGCGTAGTTAGAGGTAGTAAGTTTGTCGTCACTGGACGCGGCGGATTGCCACCTAATCCTCAAGAAGCTTTTAGAAGTGACATGGCTTTAGCAGATTTGGGTAAGCCAGAAAGAGAAGTTGCTCCGCAAGTAAAGGTAGTTGCACCCACCAATCAAAACCTTGACAAAATGCCCCTAGTGGAAGCTCAAGGATGGGTAATCAGTGACAAAGGAGAGGTAATACTTACAGCTTCGGCTTCTAACGTTACGCCTTCTATTCCTTGGATGAAATCTAATAGCTGTCATGGCTCCTAA
- a CDS encoding HEAT repeat domain-containing protein encodes MVDSSPETVTPLTEESAIASLQQEDLSLRYYAAWWLGKFRIRTKAAVDALIVALADEDHRTELGDYPLRRNAARALGKLEDKSAIDSLIQALECSDFYVREAAAQSLEMLGATTAIPALKLLLNSGTEATKQVTGRPHSLEPCEAVIEALGSLGATETVPLIESFLNQPVVKVQYAALRALYQLTQNDVYGQRLVDALKGSDVKLRRVALTDLGAIGYLPAAEAIAQCSVESSFKLIALKGLLEHLALQANLSDAIRVMSLMDSLL; translated from the coding sequence ATGGTGGATTCTAGTCCTGAAACCGTAACGCCGTTGACCGAGGAAAGTGCGATCGCCTCTTTGCAGCAAGAAGACTTGAGTCTGCGTTACTATGCCGCTTGGTGGTTGGGAAAATTTCGCATCCGCACAAAAGCAGCCGTAGACGCTTTAATTGTTGCCTTAGCTGACGAAGATCACCGCACCGAGCTTGGAGACTACCCCTTGCGTCGCAATGCGGCTAGAGCGTTGGGCAAATTGGAGGATAAAAGCGCTATTGATAGCTTAATTCAAGCTTTGGAATGTTCTGACTTCTACGTGCGCGAAGCTGCTGCTCAATCGTTGGAAATGCTCGGCGCTACTACGGCTATCCCCGCTTTAAAATTGCTACTAAATAGTGGAACAGAAGCAACAAAGCAAGTTACCGGAAGACCTCACTCACTAGAGCCTTGTGAAGCTGTAATCGAAGCCTTGGGCAGTTTGGGCGCAACAGAAACCGTGCCACTAATTGAAAGCTTCCTAAACCAGCCTGTAGTCAAAGTACAGTACGCCGCCTTACGCGCTCTGTACCAACTGACTCAAAATGATGTCTACGGACAACGTCTAGTTGATGCACTAAAGGGTAGCGATGTCAAGTTACGTCGGGTAGCTTTAACGGATTTAGGGGCAATTGGTTATTTACCTGCTGCCGAAGCGATCGCCCAATGTTCTGTAGAAAGCAGTTTTAAGTTAATTGCTCTGAAGGGATTATTAGAACATCTTGCCCTCCAAGCCAATTTATCTGATGCTATTCGGGTAATGAGTCTTATGGATTCTCTACTATAA
- a CDS encoding aminotransferase class I/II-fold pyridoxal phosphate-dependent enzyme, with product MINSAQVLSSAEQALFPIFYKIDSQVKQNLQKVLASFRDHRVGVHHFAGVSGYGHDDLGRETLDQVFAQVMGAEAAAVRVQFVSGTHAIACALFGVLRPGDEMLAVAGTPYDTLEEVIGIRGNGQGSLLDFGISYRQLDLTPEGTIAWENLKQGVSDRTKLVLIQRSCGYSWRFSLSINDIEKIVAIVKQQNPNTICFVDNCYGEFIEDKEPTAVGADLMAGSLIKNPGGTIVTAGGYVAGRADLVEAAACRLTAPGIGSYGGATFDQNRLLFQGLFLAPQMVGEAIKGNHLTAYVFDKLGYPVNPLPMSPRRDVIQAIKLGSPQKLIAFCKAIQQHSPIGSYLDPVPGEMPGYESLLVMAGGTFIDGSTSEFSADGPLREPYVVFCQGGTHWTHVAIALEAAIVAVEAI from the coding sequence ATGATTAACAGCGCCCAGGTGCTAAGTTCAGCAGAACAAGCACTATTTCCTATTTTTTATAAAATTGACTCTCAGGTCAAGCAAAATCTCCAAAAAGTTTTAGCATCTTTCCGTGATCACCGGGTAGGGGTTCATCATTTTGCCGGAGTAAGTGGCTACGGACATGATGACCTAGGACGGGAAACTTTAGATCAAGTATTTGCTCAAGTAATGGGCGCAGAAGCCGCCGCCGTGCGAGTGCAGTTTGTTTCTGGCACTCACGCGATCGCCTGTGCTTTGTTTGGCGTTCTCCGTCCTGGGGATGAGATGTTAGCAGTAGCTGGTACTCCTTACGACACATTAGAGGAAGTGATTGGTATCCGAGGTAACGGACAAGGTTCACTATTAGATTTTGGCATTAGTTACCGCCAATTGGATCTAACTCCCGAAGGAACGATCGCTTGGGAAAATTTAAAACAAGGAGTGAGCGATCGCACAAAGCTTGTTTTAATTCAGCGATCCTGCGGTTATTCTTGGCGCTTTAGCTTATCTATTAACGATATAGAAAAAATTGTGGCGATCGTTAAACAGCAAAATCCTAATACTATTTGTTTTGTCGATAACTGCTATGGGGAATTTATCGAAGACAAAGAACCCACTGCCGTAGGAGCGGATTTGATGGCGGGATCGCTAATTAAAAATCCTGGCGGCACAATTGTGACGGCTGGTGGCTACGTTGCGGGTCGCGCTGACTTAGTAGAGGCTGCTGCCTGCCGCTTGACTGCTCCGGGAATTGGTAGTTATGGTGGCGCAACCTTTGACCAAAATCGGCTGCTTTTTCAAGGGCTTTTTCTTGCGCCGCAAATGGTAGGAGAAGCAATTAAAGGCAATCACTTAACAGCTTACGTATTTGACAAGCTTGGTTATCCTGTTAATCCCTTACCAATGTCTCCTAGACGGGATGTGATTCAAGCAATTAAACTGGGTTCGCCGCAAAAACTAATTGCCTTCTGCAAGGCGATCCAACAGCATTCTCCCATCGGTTCCTACTTAGACCCCGTTCCGGGAGAAATGCCGGGTTACGAGAGCTTGTTGGTAATGGCTGGCGGCACATTTATTGATGGTAGTACCTCCGAATTTTCTGCTGATGGCCCTTTGCGAGAACCCTATGTAGTGTTTTGTCAGGGGGGGACTCATTGGACGCACGTGGCGATCGCTCTTGAAGCTGCTATTGTTGCTGTAGAAGCAATTTAA
- a CDS encoding phycobilisome rod-core linker polypeptide, with protein MSIPLLEVTPKTQNQRVEGYEVPDEDKPRIYRAADATTGTDINDLIWAGYRQIFSEHLILESYRQLYLESQLRNRAITVRDFIRGLGKSEVYRELVGETNSNYRLVDITFKRFLGRASYDQDEQIAWSIVIATRGLHGFIDAVVDSEEYRENFGNDIIPYQRRRYKDRPFNLVNPRYGNDFRDRQSLRAIGGRSFYQTRQTGEVTKEVVRKAIPSNFMSMAGGLLLTENNYQRTIASVTSQVKNMELLDMTQGQNSIERTVKPKEAALPYRYIPAANPKV; from the coding sequence ATGTCAATACCATTACTTGAAGTTACACCAAAAACGCAAAACCAGCGCGTTGAAGGCTATGAAGTCCCCGACGAAGATAAACCAAGAATTTATCGCGCTGCCGATGCTACCACCGGTACAGACATTAACGATCTAATTTGGGCAGGTTATCGGCAAATTTTCAGCGAACATTTAATTTTAGAAAGTTACCGCCAACTATACCTAGAATCGCAATTACGCAATCGGGCGATTACAGTGCGCGATTTTATCCGGGGATTGGGTAAGTCGGAAGTCTACCGGGAATTAGTTGGGGAGACAAATTCTAACTATCGCTTGGTAGATATCACTTTTAAGCGGTTTTTGGGACGCGCTAGTTACGATCAAGACGAGCAAATCGCGTGGTCAATTGTTATTGCTACTCGCGGCTTACATGGCTTTATAGACGCAGTGGTAGACAGTGAGGAATACCGCGAAAACTTCGGTAACGATATTATTCCTTACCAACGTCGCCGTTATAAAGATCGCCCCTTTAACCTAGTTAATCCTCGCTATGGCAATGATTTCCGCGATCGCCAATCTTTGCGAGCGATCGGTGGGCGTTCCTTCTATCAAACCCGCCAAACGGGAGAAGTTACCAAAGAAGTAGTCAGAAAAGCTATTCCTAGCAACTTTATGTCTATGGCTGGAGGGCTTTTACTTACCGAAAACAACTACCAGCGCACCATCGCCTCCGTTACGTCCCAAGTCAAAAATATGGAACTTCTCGATATGACTCAAGGACAAAATTCGATAGAACGTACCGTAAAGCCCAAAGAAGCCGCCTTACCCTACCGCTACATCCCCGCAGCGAACCCCAAGGTATAG
- a CDS encoding phycobilisome linker polypeptide, whose amino-acid sequence MFGQTIVGTGGISSSASRVFRYEVTGLKQNEETDKNNHGIRRSGSVFVTVPYSRMNEEMQRITRLGGKIVNIESLTSESAKS is encoded by the coding sequence ATGTTCGGTCAAACAATCGTCGGGACTGGCGGTATTTCTTCCTCTGCTAGTCGGGTATTTCGTTACGAAGTTACGGGCTTAAAGCAAAACGAAGAAACAGACAAAAATAATCATGGTATTCGGCGCAGTGGTAGCGTATTTGTTACCGTGCCATACAGCCGCATGAATGAGGAAATGCAAAGAATTACTCGTTTAGGCGGCAAAATTGTGAATATAGAATCTTTAACTAGCGAGTCTGCTAAAAGCTAA
- a CDS encoding phycobilisome rod-core linker polypeptide, producing the protein MSIPLLDYKPSSQNQRVAGYEVSNEDTPWIYRIEDCSNPNDVLDLINAAYRQVLSEHQILQFNRQVQLESQLKNRSISVRDFIRGIAKSDAFRNLVVETNSNYRLVELCLKRLLGRAPYNQEEEIAWSIKVATLGWGSFVDALIDSEEYRSSFGDNTVPFQRRRYKDRPTNLVTPRYGNYWRDKLETERYKWGDINNFMDMAKSLSIRVVVPQPVQTANIQIPDMTRDNKEAAVSINPSASFPTRL; encoded by the coding sequence ATGTCAATCCCTTTACTTGACTACAAACCTTCTTCCCAAAATCAGCGCGTTGCTGGCTACGAAGTATCCAACGAAGATACGCCCTGGATTTACCGGATTGAAGACTGCTCAAATCCCAACGACGTACTAGACTTAATCAACGCCGCTTACCGCCAAGTTCTCAGCGAACACCAAATTTTACAGTTTAACCGCCAAGTTCAGCTAGAATCGCAGCTAAAAAACCGCTCGATTAGCGTCCGCGATTTTATCCGAGGAATAGCAAAGTCTGATGCTTTCCGCAACTTAGTAGTAGAAACCAATTCCAACTACCGCTTAGTGGAATTATGTCTCAAACGCTTACTAGGGAGAGCGCCTTACAACCAAGAAGAAGAAATTGCTTGGTCAATAAAAGTTGCAACTCTAGGATGGGGTAGCTTTGTAGATGCTTTAATCGATAGTGAAGAATATCGTAGTAGCTTTGGCGATAATACCGTACCCTTCCAACGCCGCCGTTACAAAGATAGACCAACTAACTTAGTTACCCCTCGCTATGGCAACTACTGGCGTGACAAACTAGAAACGGAGCGCTACAAGTGGGGCGATATCAACAACTTTATGGATATGGCAAAAAGCCTCAGTATCCGCGTTGTTGTTCCTCAACCCGTTCAAACAGCTAACATTCAAATTCCTGACATGACGCGAGATAATAAAGAAGCCGCCGTTTCAATTAATCCTTCGGCGAGCTTTCCTACTCGGTTATAA
- a CDS encoding HEAT repeat domain-containing protein — protein sequence MTALQELIQSVEQASEPAQLVAAVQALVAVKDKQAISTLIAVLGYNNPAAAIAAVAGLIELGTDSVQPLMEQLDEYNYGARAYSIRALAAICDPRALELFINAATTDFAPSVRRGSAIGLGRLQWDRLNPEQVYPAQQQAMATLLSISGDTDWSIRYAATVGLQALAKIPELKAQITSHFDGQSQTESDVGVRSRLHWAQQVLSQV from the coding sequence ATGACAGCCCTACAAGAACTAATCCAATCCGTCGAACAAGCGTCTGAACCTGCCCAATTAGTGGCAGCAGTGCAGGCTTTGGTAGCCGTTAAGGATAAACAGGCAATTTCTACTTTAATTGCTGTATTGGGGTATAACAACCCCGCCGCCGCGATCGCCGCCGTAGCTGGACTAATTGAACTAGGCACGGATTCCGTGCAACCATTAATGGAACAATTAGATGAGTACAACTATGGAGCAAGAGCGTATTCAATTCGGGCATTAGCCGCGATTTGCGACCCCCGCGCTCTAGAGTTATTTATCAATGCGGCCACTACAGATTTTGCGCCTAGCGTCCGTCGGGGGTCAGCTATTGGTCTAGGAAGGTTGCAATGGGATCGACTGAACCCAGAGCAGGTTTATCCGGCTCAACAGCAAGCAATGGCAACGCTTTTATCAATCTCCGGCGATACTGATTGGTCAATTCGTTACGCGGCGACGGTGGGATTGCAAGCACTAGCAAAGATTCCCGAATTAAAAGCGCAAATAACGAGTCATTTTGACGGGCAAAGTCAAACGGAATCGGATGTAGGAGTGCGATCGCGCCTCCACTGGGCGCAACAAGTTTTATCTCAAGTATAA
- a CDS encoding acyl-CoA desaturase, translated as MTIATSTKPTLNWVNITFFAALHIGALFALLPSNFNWRAVGVAFFLYWVTGGLGITLGFHRLVTHRSFQTPKWLEYFLALCGTLACQGGPFEWIGMHRIHHLHSDQDLDPHDSNKGFWWSHLGWMIHHAPAQDEISRYIKDISDDPVYQFYQKNMIGIQVALGVILLLLGGWSFVVWGIFARVVVVYHCTWLVNSATHKFGYRSHESGDNSTNCWWVALLVFGEGWHNNHHAFQYSARHGLQWWEFDLTWLTIRLLQTLGLATNVKLAAIPVKE; from the coding sequence ATGACGATTGCCACCTCAACCAAACCCACACTCAACTGGGTAAATATCACTTTTTTCGCGGCTCTACATATTGGCGCATTATTTGCCCTACTTCCCAGCAATTTTAACTGGAGAGCAGTAGGCGTTGCCTTCTTTCTATACTGGGTAACTGGAGGCTTGGGGATTACTCTAGGATTCCACCGCCTAGTTACTCACCGCAGCTTTCAAACTCCTAAGTGGCTAGAGTATTTTCTAGCTCTTTGCGGAACCCTTGCTTGTCAAGGTGGCCCTTTTGAATGGATTGGAATGCACCGTATACATCACTTGCATTCTGACCAAGACTTAGATCCGCACGATTCTAATAAAGGTTTTTGGTGGAGTCACTTAGGTTGGATGATTCACCACGCCCCTGCTCAAGACGAAATTTCCCGCTATATCAAAGATATTTCTGACGATCCTGTTTATCAGTTTTATCAAAAGAATATGATCGGGATTCAAGTTGCTTTAGGAGTAATACTTTTACTCCTCGGCGGCTGGTCTTTTGTAGTTTGGGGAATTTTCGCCCGTGTAGTAGTGGTTTATCACTGCACTTGGCTAGTAAATAGCGCAACTCACAAGTTCGGTTATCGCAGTCACGAATCTGGAGATAATTCTACTAACTGTTGGTGGGTAGCTTTACTGGTATTCGGTGAAGGTTGGCACAATAATCACCATGCTTTTCAGTATTCGGCTCGTCATGGTTTGCAGTGGTGGGAATTCGATTTAACTTGGCTAACTATTCGATTGCTGCAAACTTTAGGTTTAGCAACAAACGTTAAACTAGCGGCAATACCTGTAAAAGAGTAG
- a CDS encoding phycobilisome linker polypeptide: MFGQTALGSSRLSGAENRMFRYEVEGMRQTYESDQLSYPIRESGSFYITVPYNRMNEEMHRINRMGGKIVSIKPLTLEDSNSQAKTEAATANQNLEAKGKSKATGAQEKAK; the protein is encoded by the coding sequence ATGTTTGGTCAAACTGCACTTGGTAGTAGCAGGCTTAGTGGAGCCGAAAATCGGATGTTCCGCTACGAAGTTGAGGGAATGCGTCAAACCTACGAATCAGACCAACTCAGCTATCCGATTCGTGAGAGTGGCAGCTTTTACATTACCGTGCCATACAATCGCATGAATGAAGAAATGCACCGCATCAACCGCATGGGCGGCAAAATCGTTAGCATTAAACCGTTGACACTAGAAGATAGCAATAGTCAAGCAAAAACTGAAGCGGCCACCGCTAATCAAAACCTTGAAGCTAAAGGTAAAAGTAAAGCGACCGGCGCTCAAGAAAAAGCAAAATAA